One part of the Dermacentor silvarum isolate Dsil-2018 chromosome 6, BIME_Dsil_1.4, whole genome shotgun sequence genome encodes these proteins:
- the LOC119456186 gene encoding major facilitator superfamily domain-containing protein 6-A, giving the protein MGIESEESKSTTPRAFYRWNGGLLFAKANFFFLYGSSAIILPALSVYGHELGLNAASVGVVLTVVPFVVFLVRPLIASISDRLQKITLVLVAIIVFEAISLLLISSVPPLKTSSEQDAGLSLQLNLTTSNATGSLLGIESESCVADHFKNSSVHCFLTCPCQRGNHTSGDNASEPCRLHRNVGLQPVPAKLPSEFYLVNNESESLQSAGFDLEETVVMCSANCSVDLSSCQEKAADSAATSEDMHSLQFWLFLLLTCLIRIAISSAFSLSDTACFQQLGDKPQDYGLQRLWGTIGWGIMAPLSGLLIDFVNARLGYKSFVPGFYMAVGLMAIQCVVGFNWWLGPSKSNQSILRNVGSLLRKPRHLCFLLDIFVVGSCSSIHWYYIYWYLQDLHASKLLMGLTLATQSFLGDLPFMFLSGWLISKLQHINVVRLAFLGFFLKFLGYSFLRDPWWAIAIELLQGPTYGSFYVAMTSYARSISVPGTEATFLSIIQGVFDCLGIAAGSCLGGLGLSYFGARKTYFIASFVPLVWLVLTILIGHLITRCSSSEQDKGVVEVPMESAQPFMSSKSNRKDYSDQQAAEQL; this is encoded by the exons ATGGGCATCGAATCTGAAGAGTCAAAGTCCACGACTCCACGTGCATTCTACCGTTGGAACGGAGGCCTCCTGTTTGCCAAGGCGAACTTCTTCTTCCTTTATGGAT CATCTGCTATAATTCTTCCTGCCCTGTCAGTGTACGGGCACGAACTGGGACTCAATGCTGCCTCCGTGGGTGTGGTGTTGACTGTGGTTCCTTTCGTTGTGTTCCTCGTTCGACCACTCATTGCAAGCATCTCAGACAGACTACAGAAGATTACACTGGTGCTTGTCGCCATCATTGTGTTTGAAGCCATTTCCCTTTTGCTCATCAGTTCGGTGCCTCCTTTGAAAACTTCGAGTGAGCAAGATGCCGGACTGAGCTTACAGCTGAACTTAACTACCTCAAATGCCACGGGTTCACTGTTGGGAATTGAGAGCGAATCTTGCGTGGCCGACCACTTTAAGAACTCAAGTGTTCACTGTTTCCTTACATGCCCTTGCCAAAGAGGCAACCACACTTCAGGTGATAATGCAAGTGAGCCATGTAGACTGCATCGCAACGTAGGTCTACAGCCTGTGCCTGCAAAACTGCCCAGTGAGTTTTATCTTGTCAACAATGAAAGTGAGTCACTGCAGAGTGCAGGTTTCGACCTCGAGGAAACTGTTGTGATGTGTAGTGCAAACTGTTCAGTAGATCTCTCATCATGCCAAGAGAAAGCTGCAGACTCTGCCGCCACCTCCGAAGACATGCACTCACTGCAGTTTTGGCTCTTCCTTCTGCTCACATGTCTCATCCGTATCGCCATCTCAAGTGCTTTCTCACTGTCCGACACTGCCTGCTTCCAGCAGCTCGGCGACAAACCACAGGACTATGGCCTACAGCGGCTCTGGGGTACCATCGGCTGGGGCATCATGGCACCCCTGAGTGGATTGCTTATTGACTTTGTCAATGCTCGGCTCGGCTACAAAAGCTTTGTGCCCGGCTTTTACATGGCGGTAGGGCTGATGGCGATACAGTGCGTGGTTGGCTTCAATTGGTGGCTGGGGCCTTCTAAGTCCAACCAGAGCATCCTCCGTAACGTCGGTAGCCTGCTCAGGAAGCCGAGGCACCTGTGCTTCCTCCTGGACATCTTTGTGGTGGGAAGCTGCAGCAGCATCCACTGGTACTACATCTACTGGTACCTCCAGGACTTGCATGCCAGCAAGCTGCTCATGGGGCTTACCCTAGCGACGCAGAGCTTCTTAGGGGACCTTCCATTCATGTTCCTCTCGGGCTGGCTCATAA GCAAGCTGCAACACATCAATGTGGTGCGGCTGGCCTTCCTGGGCTTCTTCTTGAAGTTCCTGGGCTACTCGTTCTTGCGGGACCCCTGGTGGGCCATTGCCATTGAGCTACTGCAGGGCCCCACGTACGGCTCATTCTACGTGGCCATGACCTCGTACGCACGCAGCATCTCCGTGCCCGGCACAGAGGCCACCTTCCTCAGCATCATCCAGGGGGTCTTTGACTGCTTGG GCATAGCAGCTGGATCTTGTTTGGGTGGCCTGGGTTTAAGCTACTTCGGTGCCAGGAAGACCTACTTCATTGCGAGTTTTGTGCCTCTGGTGTGGCTGGTGCTGACAATTCTGATTGGTCACCTCATCACACGCTGTAGCAGCAGTGAGCAGGACAAGG GGGTTGTTGAAGTGCCCATGGAATCTGCCCAGCCTTTTATGTCTAGCAAAAGCAACAGAAAAGACTACTCGGATCAGCAGGCCGCAGAACAGCTTTGA